The DNA segment TCCTCCCTCAGGCATTCTAATCACGGGTACACCACAGCATAGAATAGGTAAAGTGACACTCCACAACATCGATATTTCATTACCCGGCTGTGGAACCAAAGCACAAGCTAAAAATCAAATTGCAGAGGATGAAAAACGTTATCCTGAATTTAGTTTTTTTGGTGTACTGCCAGCCAGTAACATGTTTGCCCGTCATATTGAAAAACTAGAAACACAAAACTTACACTTTAGCCATCGTGCAAAAGATGAGAGAAATGAAATCTGGATGGACGATGTGATTGAGACAACGACTGAGAAAGCAAAACAGTAAATCGCCCCTTATAATGAAACAAGCATTACCAATATTATCTATTCTTTTTCTCTTGTAGTTAATATTCGGATGTAAAAATAAAATTCTAATGACAACAAAAAAATTCATCAAATGGAGTTGTGTTGCACTACTGTGTACTTTATCACTCAGCTCCTATGCCAAAAAGAGCAAAAAACCCAATGTATTGGTGATTTACACCGATGACCACAGGTACTCAGGCGTACATGCCCTTGGAGGACAAGCTGTGCGTACCCCCAACATCGACCAGTTGGCCAACAACGGTATCATATTCGACAATGCCTTTTTAATGGGTTCATTTTCAGGTGCCACTTGTATGCCAAGCCGTGCAATGTTAAACACCGGTCGTCAACTATTTAAATTACACGGACAGGGGCATGATATTCCTGTAGAACACACCACATTTGGCGAAGCCTTCAGTAAAGCAGGTTACAACACTCATATGATAGGAAAATGGCATCAAGATAGAGCTTCACTCACCCGTTCTTTCAATGATGGACAAACGGTAATGGGAATAGGTGTATACTTAACAGATCACTATCGCATGCCTTTGTGGGACTGGGACAAAACAGGCGCATTTCCCAAGAAAGATGCCTATTTATTATACTACGACGAACAAGGTAATGAAGTCCGACGTCCTGTAGCCAAAACCGATAAAAGAGGACCCACTGGAACGGAGGCTGATGCTCCACATTCCTCTGAGATATTTGCCCGAAACGCCGCCAGCTATATTAAAAACTATCATGATAAAAAGCCCTTTTGTATGTACTTGGCTTTTCATGCCCCCCATGATCCTCGTCAGGCGCCCAAAAAATACCGAGACATGTATCCCATAGAGAGTATCCATTTACCACAATCGTACATGCCCCA comes from the Saccharicrinis fermentans DSM 9555 = JCM 21142 genome and includes:
- a CDS encoding sulfatase-like hydrolase/transferase, whose amino-acid sequence is MTTKKFIKWSCVALLCTLSLSSYAKKSKKPNVLVIYTDDHRYSGVHALGGQAVRTPNIDQLANNGIIFDNAFLMGSFSGATCMPSRAMLNTGRQLFKLHGQGHDIPVEHTTFGEAFSKAGYNTHMIGKWHQDRASLTRSFNDGQTVMGIGVYLTDHYRMPLWDWDKTGAFPKKDAYLLYYDEQGNEVRRPVAKTDKRGPTGTEADAPHSSEIFARNAASYIKNYHDKKPFCMYLAFHAPHDPRQAPKKYRDMYPIESIHLPQSYMPQHPFDNGHMFLRDEELAPWPRTPEVAKEHLAAYYAIITHLDAQIGKVIAALKESGQYDNTIIVFSGDSGLAVGCHGLMGKQSVYNEDGIHVPFVISGGAIKESGVRYDALCYIHDIYPTLCDLANIEIPASVTGKSMMPVIKGEKKQVRDYIYNAYRQHQRAYRKGDYKLLEFVKAPDKDWKLGELTRGSRTTLLFNIKNDPWETTNLAFLPQYFDLVKTMQKEMKEKAEELGDDNKFTGEKYDFWDYY